A DNA window from Clavibacter sepedonicus contains the following coding sequences:
- the hemL gene encoding glutamate-1-semialdehyde 2,1-aminomutase: MTHSQDLFDRARDVIPGGVNSPVRAFGSVGGTPRMMVRAAGPYVTDADGVEYVDLVNSWGPAILGHARPEVVKAVQDAAALGLGFGATTPAETELAELVTERVRVAGVDGSPDRRPVEKLRLVSTGTEATMTAIRLARGFTGRDLLVKFAGHYHGHSDSLLAEAGSGVATLALPGSAGIPEAIAAQTIVVPYNDLGAVRAVFAEHGPRIAAVITEAAAANMGVVPPLPGFTAELARIAHDNGSLLISDEVLTGFRVHPAGYWGLDNDGLAADHPDAWTPDLVTYGKVIGGGLPVAALGGRADVMDHLAPLGPVYQAGTLSGNPVAVAAGLTTLRLADADVYRALDIAADILIYAVELAFDRAGLAYSVQRAGSLFSFTFGTPPEHGITDYATVQAQETWRYPAFFHSMLDQGVSLPPSVFEAWFVSAAMDEASLDRVIRALPAAARAAAAATPPA, translated from the coding sequence GTGACCCACTCCCAGGACCTCTTCGACCGCGCACGCGACGTCATCCCCGGCGGCGTCAACTCGCCCGTCCGGGCCTTCGGCTCCGTCGGCGGCACGCCCCGCATGATGGTGAGGGCTGCCGGCCCCTACGTGACCGACGCCGACGGCGTGGAGTACGTCGACCTCGTCAACTCCTGGGGCCCCGCGATCCTCGGCCACGCCCGCCCCGAGGTCGTCAAGGCCGTGCAGGACGCCGCCGCCCTCGGCCTCGGCTTCGGCGCCACGACGCCCGCCGAGACGGAGCTCGCGGAGCTCGTCACCGAGCGCGTTCGCGTCGCGGGCGTCGACGGGTCCCCGGACCGCCGCCCCGTCGAGAAGCTCCGCCTCGTGTCCACCGGCACCGAGGCCACCATGACCGCGATCCGCCTCGCCCGCGGCTTCACCGGCCGCGACCTGCTCGTGAAGTTCGCCGGCCACTACCACGGCCACTCCGACAGCCTCCTCGCCGAGGCGGGCTCCGGCGTCGCCACGCTCGCGCTCCCCGGCTCCGCGGGCATCCCCGAGGCCATCGCCGCGCAGACCATCGTCGTGCCCTACAACGACCTCGGCGCCGTGCGCGCCGTGTTCGCGGAGCACGGCCCGCGCATCGCCGCCGTCATCACGGAGGCCGCCGCCGCGAACATGGGCGTCGTGCCGCCGCTGCCCGGCTTCACCGCCGAGCTCGCCCGCATCGCCCACGACAACGGATCCCTGCTCATCTCCGACGAGGTGCTCACGGGCTTCCGCGTGCACCCGGCCGGCTACTGGGGCCTCGACAACGACGGGCTCGCGGCCGACCACCCCGACGCCTGGACCCCCGACCTCGTCACGTACGGCAAGGTCATCGGCGGCGGCCTGCCCGTCGCCGCGCTCGGCGGCCGGGCCGACGTGATGGACCACCTCGCGCCCCTCGGCCCCGTCTACCAGGCGGGCACGCTCTCCGGGAACCCGGTCGCCGTCGCCGCGGGCCTGACGACCCTCCGCCTCGCGGACGCCGACGTGTATCGCGCACTCGACATCGCGGCCGACATCCTCATCTACGCGGTCGAGCTCGCCTTCGACCGCGCGGGCCTCGCGTACTCGGTGCAGCGCGCCGGCAGCCTCTTCAGCTTCACGTTCGGCACGCCGCCCGAGCACGGGATCACCGACTACGCCACCGTGCAGGCGCAGGAGACCTGGCGCTACCCGGCCTTCTTCCACTCCATGCTCGACCAGGGCGTGAGCCTGCCGCCGTCGGTCTTCGAGGCGTGGTTCGTCTCGGCCGCCATGGACGAGGCCTCGCTCGACCGCGTGATCCGCGCCCTCCCGGCCGCCGCCCGCGCGGCCGCCGCGGCCACCCCGCCGGCTTAG
- the hemB gene encoding porphobilinogen synthase has product MTSPYYRPRRLRTTPAMRRLTAETRLHAADLVLPMFVREGLTEASPITSMPGVSQHSLDSLRRALVEAAEAGIGGVMLFGVPEVRDAEGSGASDPDGILNVATRVAIEEFGDALVVQTDLCLDEFTDHGHCGVLDADGVVDNDRSLDRYRAMGLAQAEAGSHLLGLSGMMDGQVGAVREALDDAGHHDVAILAYAAKYASAFYGPFREAVDSQLQGDRRTYQMDNGNRREALREVELDIEEGADVVMVKPAMSYLDILADVAATSSVPVWAYQISGEYAMIEAAAQNGWIDRERAIDESVLGIKRAGADAILTYWAVELAERLARR; this is encoded by the coding sequence ATGACCTCCCCCTACTACCGTCCGCGCCGCCTCCGCACCACGCCGGCCATGCGCCGGCTCACGGCCGAGACCCGCCTGCACGCGGCCGACCTGGTGCTGCCGATGTTCGTGCGCGAGGGCCTCACGGAGGCCTCGCCCATCACGTCGATGCCCGGCGTCTCCCAGCACTCGCTCGACAGCCTGCGCCGCGCGCTCGTCGAGGCGGCCGAGGCCGGCATCGGCGGCGTGATGCTGTTCGGCGTGCCCGAGGTGCGCGACGCCGAGGGCTCCGGCGCGAGCGATCCCGACGGGATCCTCAACGTCGCCACCCGCGTCGCGATCGAGGAGTTCGGCGACGCGCTCGTCGTCCAGACCGACCTCTGCCTCGACGAGTTCACGGACCACGGCCACTGCGGCGTCCTCGACGCGGACGGCGTGGTCGACAACGACCGCTCGCTCGACCGCTACCGCGCCATGGGCCTCGCCCAGGCGGAGGCGGGGTCCCACCTGCTCGGCCTCAGCGGCATGATGGACGGCCAGGTCGGCGCCGTCCGCGAGGCCCTCGACGACGCCGGGCACCACGACGTCGCGATCCTCGCCTATGCCGCGAAGTACGCGTCCGCCTTCTACGGCCCCTTCCGCGAGGCCGTCGACTCGCAGCTGCAGGGCGACCGCCGCACGTACCAGATGGACAACGGCAACCGCCGCGAGGCCCTGCGCGAGGTGGAGCTCGACATCGAGGAGGGCGCCGACGTCGTCATGGTGAAGCCCGCCATGAGCTACCTCGACATCCTGGCCGACGTCGCCGCCACCAGCAGCGTGCCGGTCTGGGCATACCAGATCTCCGGCGAGTACGCGATGATCGAGGCCGCCGCGCAGAACGGCTGGATCGACCGCGAGCGCGCCATCGACGAGAGCGTCCTCGGCATCAAGCGGGCCGGCGCCGACGCGATCCTCACCTACTGGGCCGTCGAGCTCGCCGAGCGCCTCGCCCGGCGCTGA
- a CDS encoding uroporphyrinogen-III synthase: MTSTDQKPLKGWRVLVPRGGPWGDGVAYDLRAQGATPVVAPMINFAATQDAQALESALADLAAGSFDWLTVTSATTVDVLASHRAVVPEGTRIAAVGETTAAALVAAGYTVDFVPSIDSSATALLEEWTEMAAGSPRRRVLTLRSEIAKPTLTDGLIARGHDVRSVVAYRTVGVPVSDRIREDVSSGRVRAILVTSGSVAEQVHEQLGDVPDGVLIACIGPRTAKDARRFGVRVDVVATERSAASLIQSLVEIARHEEPRPDTAGLTGLADLLDRSTTE, encoded by the coding sequence ATGACCTCGACAGACCAGAAGCCCCTGAAGGGCTGGCGCGTGCTCGTGCCTCGCGGCGGACCGTGGGGCGACGGCGTCGCGTACGATCTCCGGGCGCAGGGCGCGACGCCCGTCGTCGCGCCCATGATCAACTTCGCCGCCACGCAGGACGCGCAGGCGCTCGAGTCGGCCCTCGCCGACCTCGCCGCGGGATCCTTCGACTGGCTCACCGTCACGAGCGCCACCACGGTGGACGTGCTCGCCTCGCACCGCGCCGTCGTCCCCGAGGGCACGCGCATCGCGGCCGTCGGCGAGACCACGGCGGCCGCGCTCGTCGCCGCGGGATACACGGTCGACTTCGTGCCGTCCATCGACTCGTCGGCCACCGCGCTCCTCGAGGAGTGGACGGAGATGGCCGCCGGATCCCCGCGCCGCCGCGTGCTCACGCTCCGCTCCGAGATCGCGAAGCCCACGCTCACCGACGGCCTCATCGCGCGCGGCCACGACGTGCGCTCGGTCGTCGCCTACCGCACGGTCGGCGTCCCCGTCAGCGACCGGATCCGCGAGGACGTCTCCTCGGGCCGCGTCCGCGCGATCCTCGTCACCTCGGGCAGCGTCGCGGAGCAGGTGCACGAGCAGCTGGGCGACGTGCCCGACGGCGTGCTCATCGCCTGCATCGGCCCGCGCACCGCGAAGGACGCGCGCCGATTCGGCGTGCGCGTCGACGTGGTCGCCACGGAGCGCTCCGCCGCGTCGCTCATCCAGTCCCTGGTCGAGATCGCCCGCCACGAGGAGCCGCGACCCGATACGGCGGGGCTCACCGGCCTCGCCGACCTCCTCGATCGGAGCACCACCGAATGA
- the hemC gene encoding hydroxymethylbilane synthase, with translation MTDGPTTSAPTTTLRIGTRGSALALAQTRAIAAEITGASGLEVELVPVTTHGDTSRESLSSLGGTGVFASALRESLLRGECDLVVHSLKDLPTAPYAGLTVASVPVREDPRDVLCARDGLTLATLPRGARVGTGSPRRRAQILAERPDLDVVDIRGNIDTRLSRVTAGDLDAVVLAAAGLERIDRIGAATEHLELDRWPTAPGQGALALEIRTEDAETHSVVGRAVEAVDDPFTHAAVLAERGVLAALEAGCAAPIGAWATVTSARLALTAVVYRPDGTQRMAASHELDTAGLDLAQLGASASALSGPVSRELLDAGAADLAPLGGTR, from the coding sequence GTGACGGACGGTCCCACGACGTCGGCTCCGACGACGACGCTCCGCATCGGGACCCGGGGGAGCGCGCTCGCCCTGGCCCAGACGCGGGCGATCGCCGCGGAGATCACCGGCGCGTCGGGACTCGAGGTCGAGCTCGTGCCCGTGACCACGCACGGCGACACGTCGCGCGAGTCCCTGTCGAGCCTCGGCGGCACGGGCGTGTTCGCCAGCGCGCTCCGGGAGTCGCTGCTGCGCGGCGAGTGCGACCTCGTGGTGCACTCGCTCAAGGACCTGCCGACGGCGCCGTACGCGGGCCTCACGGTCGCGTCGGTGCCGGTGCGCGAGGACCCGCGCGACGTGCTGTGCGCGCGCGACGGCCTCACACTCGCGACCCTGCCGCGCGGCGCCCGCGTCGGCACCGGATCACCGCGCCGCCGCGCGCAGATCCTCGCCGAGCGCCCGGACCTCGACGTGGTCGACATCCGCGGCAACATCGACACCCGCCTCTCCCGCGTGACCGCGGGCGACCTCGACGCCGTGGTGCTCGCCGCCGCCGGCCTCGAGCGCATCGACCGCATCGGCGCCGCCACCGAGCACCTCGAGCTGGACCGCTGGCCCACCGCACCCGGGCAGGGCGCGCTGGCCCTCGAGATCCGCACGGAGGACGCCGAGACGCACTCGGTCGTCGGCCGTGCCGTCGAGGCCGTCGACGACCCCTTCACGCATGCCGCCGTGCTCGCGGAGCGCGGCGTGCTGGCCGCCCTCGAGGCCGGATGCGCGGCGCCCATCGGCGCCTGGGCCACCGTCACGAGCGCCCGCCTCGCCCTCACCGCCGTGGTTTACCGGCCCGACGGCACGCAGCGCATGGCCGCGAGCCACGAGCTCGACACCGCGGGGCTCGATCTCGCGCAGCTGGGCGCATCCGCCTCCGCGCTCTCGGGGCCCGTGTCCCGCGAGCTCCTCGACGCCGGAGCGGCCGATCTCGCGCCGCTGGGAGGGACCCGATGA
- a CDS encoding ferrochelatase, with product MAALNLGRKPTPATDAPRAPGALVSAASEAAKMGPAHVEEPVAYDAILLASFGGPEGQDDVIPFLRNVTAGRGIPEERLEEVAHHYRAFGGISPINEQNRELKAALEARLAERGIDLPVLWGNRNWGPYLNDALREAEEKGYRQLIAVATSAYSSYSSCRQYREDFADALEDTQLQGVIRIDKVRQFFDHPGFVTPFIEGTRDGIRDVIAHFEAEGKPVDLATDVEILFSTHSIPSSDASKSGPAERGFDQDGAYAAQHLAVAEVVMHEVRKELGIDQDVPWQLVYQSRSGPPSMPWLEPDVNDAIGELPAQGRRAVVIVPLGFVSDHMEVKWDLDNEATESAAENGLYSVRVPTPGVHAAYVDGLIDLVLERRDGMKAADRPHMTDLGPWYDVCRPGCCENVRLGFKPAVSGLAP from the coding sequence ATGGCCGCACTCAACCTGGGTCGCAAGCCCACCCCCGCAACCGACGCGCCGCGCGCCCCCGGCGCCCTCGTCTCCGCCGCGAGCGAGGCCGCGAAGATGGGCCCTGCCCACGTCGAGGAGCCCGTCGCGTACGACGCGATCCTCCTCGCCTCCTTCGGCGGCCCCGAGGGCCAGGACGACGTCATCCCGTTCCTCCGCAACGTCACCGCGGGTCGCGGGATCCCGGAGGAGCGCCTCGAGGAGGTCGCCCACCACTACCGCGCGTTCGGCGGCATCAGCCCCATCAACGAGCAGAACCGCGAGCTGAAGGCGGCCCTCGAGGCGCGTCTCGCCGAGCGCGGCATCGACCTGCCCGTGCTGTGGGGCAACCGCAACTGGGGCCCGTACCTCAACGACGCGCTGCGCGAGGCCGAGGAGAAGGGCTACCGCCAGCTCATCGCCGTCGCCACGAGCGCGTACAGCTCGTACTCCTCGTGCCGCCAGTACCGCGAGGACTTCGCGGACGCGCTGGAGGACACGCAGCTGCAGGGCGTCATCCGCATCGACAAGGTGCGCCAGTTCTTCGACCACCCGGGCTTCGTCACGCCGTTCATCGAGGGCACGCGCGACGGGATCCGCGACGTGATCGCGCACTTCGAGGCGGAGGGGAAGCCCGTCGACCTCGCGACGGACGTCGAGATCCTCTTCTCCACACACTCGATCCCGTCGTCGGACGCGTCCAAGTCCGGCCCCGCCGAGCGCGGCTTCGACCAGGACGGCGCCTACGCCGCGCAGCACCTGGCCGTCGCCGAGGTCGTGATGCACGAGGTCCGCAAGGAGCTCGGCATCGACCAGGACGTGCCGTGGCAGCTCGTCTACCAGTCGCGCTCCGGCCCGCCCTCCATGCCGTGGCTCGAGCCTGACGTGAACGACGCCATCGGCGAGCTGCCCGCGCAGGGCCGCCGCGCCGTCGTGATCGTGCCCCTCGGCTTCGTGAGCGACCACATGGAGGTCAAGTGGGACCTCGACAACGAGGCCACCGAGTCCGCCGCCGAGAACGGCCTGTACTCGGTGCGCGTCCCCACGCCGGGCGTGCACGCCGCGTACGTCGACGGCCTCATCGACCTCGTGCTGGAGCGCCGCGACGGCATGAAGGCGGCCGACCGTCCCCACATGACCGACCTCGGGCCCTGGTACGACGTGTGCCGGCCGGGCTGCTGCGAGAACGTGCGGCTGGGCTTCAAGCCCGCCGTCTCCGGGCTGGCACCGTGA
- the hemQ gene encoding hydrogen peroxide-dependent heme synthase, with product MSIPAAESAASQVPPIESPGEARPDDGSTPEASPSGYALWAVLRRDPARPDDLDGREVPGAVDELDGIVHIVEAEGVTVRGFYDVSGMRADADLMVWIHGPQMETLQWAFREIRRARLIRALIPSWSAAGVHRDAEFNRSHVPGFLRGIEPRDWLCVYPFVRSYEWYLLPPEERGRMLAQHGRQGAAFRSVIANTVSSFGLGDYEWILPLESNELVDLVDMMRDLRNTDARRHVREEVPFYTGRRISTAELVEVLQ from the coding sequence ATGAGCATCCCGGCTGCCGAGTCGGCGGCATCTCAGGTCCCCCCGATCGAGTCCCCCGGAGAGGCCCGTCCTGACGACGGGTCCACCCCCGAGGCATCCCCCAGCGGCTACGCCCTCTGGGCCGTCCTCCGCCGCGATCCCGCCCGCCCCGACGACCTCGACGGTCGCGAGGTCCCCGGCGCGGTCGACGAGCTCGACGGCATCGTCCACATCGTCGAGGCCGAGGGCGTCACCGTCCGCGGCTTCTACGACGTCTCCGGCATGCGCGCCGACGCCGACCTCATGGTCTGGATCCACGGCCCCCAGATGGAGACCCTTCAGTGGGCCTTCCGCGAGATCCGCCGCGCGCGCCTCATCCGCGCGCTCATCCCGTCGTGGAGCGCCGCCGGCGTCCACCGCGACGCCGAGTTCAACCGCAGCCACGTGCCGGGCTTCCTCCGCGGCATCGAGCCGCGCGACTGGCTCTGCGTCTACCCCTTCGTCCGCTCCTACGAGTGGTACCTGCTGCCGCCCGAGGAGCGCGGGCGCATGCTCGCCCAGCACGGCCGCCAGGGCGCTGCCTTCCGCAGCGTCATCGCCAACACGGTCTCGTCGTTCGGCCTCGGCGACTACGAGTGGATCCTCCCGCTCGAGTCGAACGAGCTCGTCGACCTGGTCGACATGATGCGCGATCTGCGCAACACCGACGCGCGCCGTCACGTGCGCGAGGAGGTCCCGTTCTACACGGGCCGCCGAATCAGCACCGCCGAGCTCGTGGAGGTCCTCCAGTAA
- a CDS encoding TIGR03086 family metal-binding protein, whose amino-acid sequence MDTDLDWHDLIRRAHGGFADRLGAVTDWTAPTPDVEWDVRELVAHVIEEQQWVPLLLAGHTAQTGQALIRELDDDLVAEWGRYSREALAAWEGVDPERPVVLSTDRVPAREYLREQLSDVVIHGWDLARAVGADERIDDELVRATWTVFAPQKDTLEASGLFASPVPVAEDAPLQVRLLALTGRDAR is encoded by the coding sequence ATGGACACCGACCTCGACTGGCACGACCTCATCCGCCGGGCGCACGGCGGCTTCGCCGACCGCCTCGGCGCCGTCACCGACTGGACCGCCCCGACGCCCGACGTCGAGTGGGACGTGCGCGAGCTCGTGGCGCACGTCATCGAGGAGCAGCAGTGGGTGCCGCTCCTCCTCGCCGGCCACACCGCGCAGACCGGCCAGGCGCTGATCCGCGAGCTCGACGACGACCTCGTGGCCGAGTGGGGCCGCTACTCCCGCGAGGCGCTCGCGGCATGGGAGGGCGTCGACCCGGAGCGTCCCGTGGTGCTGTCGACGGACCGTGTGCCCGCCCGCGAGTACCTCCGCGAGCAGCTCTCGGACGTCGTGATCCACGGCTGGGACCTCGCGCGCGCGGTCGGCGCCGACGAGCGCATCGACGACGAGCTCGTGCGCGCCACATGGACGGTGTTCGCCCCGCAGAAGGACACGCTCGAGGCCAGCGGCCTGTTCGCGTCGCCCGTGCCGGTCGCCGAGGACGCGCCCCTGCAGGTCCGCCTGCTCGCGCTCACCGGCCGCGACGCCCGGTAG
- the mptB gene encoding polyprenol phosphomannose-dependent alpha 1,6 mannosyltransferase MptB, which translates to MRARRREAREPGSLGAHPLMLPGLVGLAGSLILLAASFIVGHAPAESELSRTPVIGALRVSPLATSIASLAVVVGGLMLTSAWLLLGALLPRLGQAGLRATLRLAVVWTVPLLFSAPLFSRDIYSYIAQGRVLGAGLSPYEHGPAVLPDWRSTGVDPLWAHNPAPYGPLFLAIERVIGGIDDALGVEVAVLAARGVAVAGVVLMVVCGLRIARRRRIDPVRTAWFLAASPLVVFNFVMAAHNDALMMGLLVAGLLAAIDSRPVLGVVLVTCAVAVKPIALLALPIVAIVHAEMRARRVDDRAPEGVAVDGSAGGVPGLRPPTRDPRVWAAWTVSGIAAMGLLALGGQLLGVGLGWISALSSPVSVVSWFMPFGVAAGAFGPLVEALGGPGGAVEGGIKTAGILLGFAGAAWCILTTRTLSGEARLALAFACVVAMSPVVYPWYGLWVLVILAVVGIADGAAMSLAVSATVFLVGVNLLEPMAVVHSVASGWPRLLVVVVAVVGILGVLAPGLQGLAGTDPFRALRAPRHQFSAARQPPV; encoded by the coding sequence GTGCGCGCACGCCGCCGCGAGGCGCGTGAGCCGGGATCCCTGGGTGCGCATCCGCTGATGCTGCCGGGCCTCGTGGGGCTCGCCGGCTCGCTGATCCTCCTCGCGGCGTCGTTCATCGTCGGCCATGCTCCGGCCGAGTCGGAGCTGTCGCGGACTCCCGTGATCGGCGCCCTCCGCGTCTCGCCCCTCGCGACGAGCATCGCGTCCCTCGCGGTCGTCGTCGGCGGCCTGATGCTCACCTCGGCGTGGCTCCTCCTCGGCGCGCTGCTCCCGCGGCTCGGACAGGCCGGTCTCCGCGCGACGCTGCGGCTCGCCGTCGTGTGGACGGTCCCGCTGCTCTTCAGCGCGCCGCTGTTCAGCCGCGACATCTACTCCTACATCGCCCAGGGGCGCGTGCTGGGGGCCGGCCTCTCGCCGTACGAGCACGGGCCCGCCGTGCTGCCCGACTGGCGGAGCACAGGCGTCGATCCGCTGTGGGCGCACAATCCCGCGCCGTACGGGCCCCTGTTCCTCGCCATCGAGCGCGTCATCGGCGGGATCGACGACGCCCTGGGCGTGGAGGTCGCGGTCCTCGCGGCGCGCGGCGTCGCCGTCGCCGGCGTCGTCCTGATGGTCGTATGCGGCCTCCGCATCGCCCGCCGCCGCCGGATCGACCCCGTGCGGACGGCGTGGTTCCTCGCCGCCAGCCCGCTCGTCGTCTTCAACTTCGTCATGGCCGCGCACAACGACGCGCTGATGATGGGCCTGCTCGTCGCCGGCCTCCTCGCGGCCATCGACTCGCGGCCCGTGCTCGGCGTCGTGCTCGTGACGTGCGCGGTGGCGGTCAAGCCCATCGCGCTCCTCGCCCTGCCCATCGTCGCCATCGTGCACGCCGAGATGCGGGCCCGTCGCGTCGACGACCGGGCGCCGGAGGGCGTGGCCGTCGACGGCTCGGCGGGCGGCGTCCCCGGCCTCCGCCCGCCCACGCGCGACCCGCGGGTCTGGGCGGCGTGGACCGTGTCGGGCATCGCCGCCATGGGCCTCCTCGCGCTCGGCGGTCAGCTGCTCGGCGTCGGCCTCGGCTGGATCTCCGCGCTGTCGAGCCCCGTCTCCGTCGTCTCGTGGTTCATGCCGTTCGGCGTCGCCGCGGGCGCGTTCGGCCCGCTGGTCGAGGCGCTCGGCGGGCCGGGCGGGGCGGTCGAGGGCGGGATCAAGACCGCGGGCATCCTGCTCGGCTTCGCGGGCGCCGCGTGGTGCATCCTCACGACCCGCACGCTCTCCGGGGAGGCGCGGCTCGCGCTGGCGTTCGCGTGCGTGGTCGCGATGTCGCCCGTCGTCTACCCCTGGTACGGCTTGTGGGTGCTCGTGATCCTCGCCGTCGTCGGCATCGCGGACGGTGCGGCCATGTCGCTCGCGGTGTCGGCGACCGTGTTCCTCGTCGGCGTCAACCTGCTGGAGCCGATGGCCGTCGTGCACTCGGTCGCCTCCGGCTGGCCGCGCCTGCTGGTCGTCGTCGTGGCGGTCGTGGGGATCCTCGGGGTGCTCGCGCCGGGGCTGCAGGGGCTCGCGGGCACGGATCCGTTCCGCGCGCTCCGCGCCCCCCGCCACCAGTTCTCGGCCGCCCGGCAGCCTCCGGTCTGA
- a CDS encoding DUF3618 domain-containing protein, translating to MTTDRPRPTGPRSRAELKLDIQHTREEISATLDALEAKLNVRRRAKDGIADLRRRIRRTADEDPLLLVAVGVGAVVVVGGVVWAVARAARR from the coding sequence ATGACCACTGATCGCCCCCGCCCCACGGGACCCCGCTCCCGCGCCGAGCTGAAGCTCGACATCCAGCACACGCGCGAGGAGATCTCCGCCACGCTGGACGCCCTCGAGGCCAAGCTGAACGTCCGACGCCGGGCGAAGGACGGCATCGCCGACCTCCGCCGCCGAATCCGCCGCACGGCCGACGAGGACCCGCTGCTCCTCGTGGCCGTCGGGGTGGGCGCGGTCGTCGTCGTCGGCGGCGTGGTCTGGGCCGTGGCCCGCGCCGCGCGTCGCTGA
- a CDS encoding phage holin family protein, which produces MTDQDLNPKSKRSLVRLVADLPTLIVQLIKDEIESFKNELVTKLKHAGIGAGFLVVALFFAFIAFLVLVAAAILGLSEAFSPWLSALIVAGVFLLITVVLALLGMRWIKKGVPPTPEETVDSLKEDVDAVKGTGKYDH; this is translated from the coding sequence ATGACGGATCAGGATCTCAATCCGAAGAGCAAGCGCTCGCTCGTCCGGCTCGTCGCCGACCTGCCGACGCTCATCGTCCAGCTGATCAAGGACGAGATCGAGTCGTTCAAGAACGAGCTCGTCACCAAGCTCAAGCACGCGGGGATCGGCGCCGGCTTCCTCGTCGTCGCGCTGTTCTTCGCGTTCATCGCGTTCCTGGTGCTCGTCGCCGCCGCGATCCTCGGCCTGTCCGAGGCGTTCTCACCGTGGCTCTCCGCGCTCATCGTCGCAGGCGTCTTCCTCCTCATCACGGTGGTGCTGGCGTTGCTCGGCATGCGCTGGATCAAGAAGGGCGTCCCGCCGACGCCCGAGGAGACGGTCGACAGCCTCAAGGAGGACGTCGACGCGGTGAAGGGGACCGGCAAGTATGACCACTGA
- the hemG gene encoding protoporphyrinogen oxidase encodes MSSDPRQAAGEVDPTDVVVVGGGVGGLIAARACALAGERVILVEASPALGGTVGSHVVDGLRLDSGAESFATRRSTVAAFLGELGLADRIVQPNPDGAWVQLAERAIQLPRTGLLGIPAHPFDATIATAIGRAGVARAKADLLLPAVVGAKERTLGGLVRARMGDRVVDRLVAPIVSGVHSAHPDEVDADSVAPGLHAGLAEHGSLGRAVASMRAASPAGSAVSGIVGGVHLLVDALVADLARLGVDVRTSLAVESVHRHRSHEGASASDDWHVELADGRGIDAAGVVLAIPAAGLTRLFSGLAPRAVTEGWPEPSSVELVTLVVRAPELDAAPRGTGVLVAADAPGIRAKALTHATAKWPWLKAAAGDRHVLRLSYGRAGGDDDTAGVPDDELTAIAVRDASGLLGVDLAGRVTGSARVRWTNALPFAASGHRERVQAVRDEAAEHPGLEITGSAVAGTGLASVVADAQAAAARLLAR; translated from the coding sequence GTGAGTAGCGACCCGCGTCAGGCCGCCGGTGAGGTCGACCCGACCGACGTCGTCGTGGTCGGCGGCGGCGTGGGCGGCCTCATCGCCGCGCGCGCCTGCGCCCTGGCCGGCGAGCGCGTGATCCTCGTGGAGGCGTCGCCCGCGCTCGGCGGCACCGTCGGATCGCACGTGGTCGACGGCCTCCGCCTCGACAGCGGCGCCGAGAGCTTCGCCACCCGCCGCAGCACGGTGGCCGCCTTCCTCGGAGAGCTCGGACTCGCCGACCGGATCGTGCAGCCGAACCCGGACGGCGCGTGGGTGCAGCTCGCCGAGCGCGCCATCCAGCTGCCGCGCACGGGCCTCCTCGGGATCCCCGCGCACCCGTTCGACGCCACCATCGCCACCGCGATCGGCCGCGCGGGCGTCGCCCGCGCCAAGGCCGACCTCCTCCTCCCCGCTGTCGTCGGCGCGAAGGAGCGCACGCTCGGCGGCCTGGTGCGCGCCCGCATGGGCGACCGCGTGGTCGACCGGCTGGTCGCGCCCATCGTCTCCGGCGTGCACAGCGCCCACCCCGACGAGGTCGACGCCGACTCCGTCGCGCCCGGCCTCCACGCCGGGCTCGCCGAGCACGGCTCGCTGGGGCGCGCGGTCGCGTCCATGCGCGCGGCGTCGCCCGCGGGATCCGCCGTCAGCGGCATCGTCGGCGGCGTCCACCTGCTGGTGGACGCGCTGGTCGCCGACCTCGCGCGCCTCGGCGTCGACGTCCGGACCTCCCTCGCGGTCGAGTCCGTCCACCGGCACCGCTCCCATGAGGGCGCGTCCGCGTCCGACGACTGGCACGTCGAGCTCGCCGACGGCCGCGGCATCGACGCGGCGGGCGTGGTCCTCGCGATCCCCGCTGCGGGGCTCACCCGCCTTTTCTCGGGACTCGCGCCGCGCGCCGTCACGGAGGGCTGGCCCGAGCCGTCGTCCGTCGAGCTCGTCACGCTCGTCGTCCGCGCGCCCGAGCTCGACGCCGCACCCCGCGGCACCGGCGTGCTGGTCGCGGCCGACGCCCCGGGGATCCGCGCCAAGGCCCTCACGCACGCGACCGCGAAGTGGCCGTGGCTGAAGGCGGCCGCGGGCGACCGGCACGTGCTCCGCCTCTCCTACGGACGCGCGGGCGGCGACGACGACACCGCCGGCGTGCCCGACGACGAGCTCACCGCGATCGCCGTGCGCGACGCGTCCGGGCTGCTCGGAGTCGACCTCGCGGGCCGCGTCACCGGATCCGCCCGCGTGCGCTGGACCAACGCCCTCCCGTTCGCCGCGTCCGGCCACCGCGAGCGCGTCCAGGCCGTGCGCGACGAGGCGGCCGAGCACCCGGGTCTCGAGATCACCGGATCCGCCGTCGCGGGCACCGGGCTCGCCTCCGTCGTGGCCGACGCGCAGGCCGCCGCGGCGCGCCTCCTGGCCCGCTGA